A window of Sinimarinibacterium sp. NLF-5-8 genomic DNA:
GGGTGTGCCGCCAGGATTTGCTCGGTGAGGGTCGTGCCGCTGCGCGGCATTCCCACGATCAGCAAGGGGCGCGCGTCGGTGCTGCCCGCTGCGGACAGGCGGGCGATGGCCTCGGCGGTCCACTGGCTTTGCAGCGCGCGCGTGTGAAGGTTGAGTTCTTGTACGTCCAGCGCAGCGGCTTCACTGCGTCGCGCTTGATTGGCGGCAGACCAGGCGGCAAACGCGCGTGCCGGCTGTTGCTGGGCGTGGTAGACCTTGCCCAGGCCGTAGCCGATCAATGCTTTTGCGGCGGCGCGCGCGCGCGGGTCGTCCATGATCGCTTGTGCGCGCTGGATCAGTTCTGGCGCAGCGTTTTGTCCCAGCAGCCCCAGCAGGTGGCCGATGGCAGCGCCCCGGTTGGGGTCAAGAGCCAGTGCTTGCTGATAAGCCTGTTGCGCGGATTCGCGGTGTCCGAGTTCTTCTTCGGCCTGTCCCAGGTCAATCCATAAGTCGGGCGATTGTGCAAAGCGCGCGCGCGCCGGCTGCAAGGCGGCCAAAGCCTGCCGGGGCAGCCGTGACGTGGATAAAAACTGCCATTGCGCGTGATACAGCTCAATACCGGCCTGTGGGCTGCGCGTGGCTTGTTCAAAGGTGTGCAGCGCGGCGGGGTAATCACCGTTTTCACGGTGCAGCCGCGCCAGTTCATTGGTGGCGCCGGCATGGTGAGGCATCAACGTCAGGCAGCGGTGCAGCGCGGCCTGGGCATCGTCGATGGCGTGTTGTTGCTTATATGCAAAGCCCAGTTGAAACCAGGCGTGGGCATGGTCGGGCGCTTGTGTCACCACCTGCGTGAGCTGGGCGATGGCGTCGGCATCACGCTGTTGCTCAATCAAAATGCAGGCAAGGTCATAGCGGGCATTGATGCGCTGAGGGTGGGCTTTGATCAGGGTGGTGAAGCGGTGTTCAGCCTCGCGGATACGGCCTTGTTGGTGGGCGACGATAGCCAGGCCATGCAGCGCGTCAGGGTGGTCAGGCTGCAAAGCGATGATTTGCTGCAAGAGAGGTTCAGCCTGGGCAAATCGACCGCCGCGCAGCAGGGCAATGGCGTGGGCTGACGTATCGTGTAGAGAAGGCGGCAAAGTCATGGGCAGAGGTGTTCACAATATTCGTCGATCAAAAACAAATGGGGAGCTTGCGCCCCCCATTTGCAAAACCACTGACGACTTTCAGAATGTTTGCTTGATGCTCAGATAAGGCACCCGACCAAACGGATCGTACACGGTGCTGTCGTAGTACGGATTGTCTTCACCGATGAAGTTCAGGCTGGGGCCACGATCAAAGGCATTGCGCACGCCGAGGGTGAGCTCGGTGCGCGTCGGGGCATACCACACCACCTGGAAGTCATGGCTGGTAAACGATGCCACATGACCCACCTGCTGCTCTTTGCCGGTGCCGTCGGGCTGGGTGATCGCAGACGTGTCGGCAATGTGATTGATGTTGTAGTTGAACGCAAACGCGCCCATCCGCAACGAGTTCATCATCATCACCCGATATTCCGGCACGCCGGGGTCGCCCACCTGATCCTGACCGGGTTTGTTTTCGCTATCGACATATTCGATGACGTAGCTGGCCTGCAAGCCGGAGCGCAGTTGTCCAAAGCCCAGTTCAAAGTGGGTGCCGATGTTCAGATCCAGACCGCTGGTTTTGACCGTGCCGACGTTGGCGGGGCCGGTGGTGATCGACAGAATCGATCCCGGACTGCCATCGGCGTTGGTGCGGCGCACGATCGAGGTGCCGGCGGGCAGCCCTTGACCGTCCGCCTCACGGCGAACCAGTTCCTGATAAGAGACAAACTGCACCGCGTTGCTCAGGCGGATGTTGTAGTAATCCAGCGACAGATCGAACGCAGAGGTTGGGGCAAAGACAAACCCGACGCTGTACTGCTTGGATTTTTCGGCATCCAGATCGGGGTTGGAGCCTTGGAAGCCACCGAGTACCGTGCCATCGGCTGCGACCCCGGTGCTGACCTGGCGTGAGGCGCAGTCGGTATCGGCCACACCGGCAGCGCGACAGGTGGTGAAGTCACGCACTGATGGTGCATCGCTCGACAGGGCGCCGTACATATCGCTCAGTGTGGGTGCGCGGAAGCCCTTGCCGTAGGAACCGCGCAGGGTCAGGCTGTCGATTGGCTGATAGCGCAGCGAAACCTTGCCGGTAGTGGCTGAGCCAAAGTCGGAGTAGTCGTCGTAACGGCCTGCGGCGCTGATTTCCAGGTTGTTCAGCACCGGCAGCAAGACCTCGGCAAACCCGGCATTGGCGGAGCGATGCCCTGCCGCCGAACTGCCTGCCGAGCCGCCGACGATGCCTGCGACCGAGGCCGCGTCATAAATGTCCGAAAAGGTGTCGTCGCGCGTCTCAGCGCCCACGGCCAACTGCATGGCTCCGCCCGGCAACTGGCCGAAGCTGAAGTTTGCATTGGCATAGGCTTCCTGATACTTGTAGAACCCTTCGCGGCCAATCGTCAGCTTCATCTTGTTGAGCACGGCTTCACTGTTTTGTGACAGGTCATACGGATTGTAGGTGCCGTCAGCCAGGTACTGCGAAGCAATGCTGCGGTTGGTGTAGTTGCGGCCAATGTCGTTGGAGTTGTAACGGCTCTGGCGCACCCCGACTTGTACCGGAATGCCCTGAACATCGAGATTCAACCCAACATGCACATCCAATACGGTGTTGCTGGTGGAATTGTCACGGGTGCCGAGCTGTTCAAAGCGATGGAACAAAATGGCGTCTTCACCCAACGGGTTTGCGGCCGCGTCTGCGGACAGGCCGACGAGATCGGCGACCGGCGCAAACCGGCCAAAGCTGTCAACGCGTGAGTAACTGGCGGTGAAGAACGCCGCTGCCCAGTCATTGATTTTTTGATCGCCGTTGACAAACAGTGAAGTCTGGCGAAGGTCGGTGATGTCCCAGGCCACGTCGGCAAACGGGAACACGCAGTACTGCCCGCCGGAGGGATCGACATCGTTGTTGTAGATGCGGTCAGCGGCGCAGCCAGGCGCGGCAAAGTAGGTTTCGCTGTCATAGCCATACAGCGAGTTGCCAACCTGGTTGGCGCCACGAATGGTGGAGTAGTTGACGCCATCACCCGGAAAGAAGCTGTGATAGGCGCGATCCTTGAGGGCAATGTGTTCGCGGTCTGACCAGGAGATGCCGAACAGCAGGCGGCCTTTGTCGGTGGACTTGCCGCTGATCAGGCTGGCGGTGTTTTCATCGCCGCCCGCGCGCGTGGGGCGCCCGACGGAACCGGACACGATGGTTTCATTGATGTCTTTGCGCAAAATGATGTTGATGACCCCGCCGATGGCATCGGAGCCATAGATGGCCGAGGCGCCGTCCTGGAGGATTTCGATGCGTTCGATCGCCGCTGAGGGAATGGTGTTGAGGTCAGAGCCTGCAGCGCCGGTGACCGGACTGGGCGGCAGGCGGCGGCCATCGATCAGCACCAGGGTGCGTTCGGCGCCAAGGCCGCGCAGATCCACCTGGGTGTTGCTGCTGAACGAGTTGCCTGACGTGCTCTGATACGAGCCAAACGAGTTGAAGGTCTGCGCGCGCAGGACATCGGCGGCCGTGGTGTAGCCGGTGGCTTCGATTTGTTGGCGGGTAATGGTGGCAACCGGCAGGGCGCCTTCGACATCTGCGCGTTTGATGCGCGAGCCTGTCACTTCAATGGCGTCCAGCTTGGCGGCGTTTTCTGCTGAATCGGCCTGTGCCATGACGTGCCCGGCAGAAAAACCGCTGGCAATCACGGCCGCGATTGCGGTGCGGGTGAACAGTGCGCGGGTGGTTGGGCGCATGGATGTCACTTTCATCGTTTGTAACTCCCAGTAGAACAAAGCGTACCGGTCGTGCCGCTGCTTCAATCCCTTGGCACAACTCGGCGTTCGGTATGACAACAACGAACCGACTGTATCGACGATTTGTGAACGGGGTCAACCTTTGGTTACGCCGACGTGAAAGTGTGGGCATGGTCTTGCCGGCGCTTGGCCGTCGATCATGCAAAACAAGTGCTGGCGTGCTCTGGTTAAGATGGGCGGGGTGGTATTCAATAGGCGCTGGGTCGGGTTGTTTTCCCGCGTTGTTCGGTACTGCGCAGAGATGAAAAAGTACCGATATGGATTGCCAAGGAGTCTTCATGCAGAGTCAGGATCGTTTGTATCGCGCCGTTGTCGACGCGCTGGCGCGCGATCGTCTGACCTTGCCGACGCTGCCGGAGGTGGCGCTGGGGATTCGCCGATTGCTGCGGCAGGAGGATCGGGTGACGGCAGCGCGACTGGCGGATGAAATCATGCGTGATCCGGCCATTGCGGTGCGTTTGCTGCGGGTGGCCAACAGTGCGGCGCTGCGCGGCGGCAACCGCGCCGATACGGTGCAGCAGGCGGTGGCGCGGCTGGGATTCGAATACACGCGGATGCTGGTCGATGGCCTGGCTCTGGAGCAGATGTTTGAAGCGCGGATTCCGCTGATTCATTCACGGATGCAGGCGGTTTGGCAGGAGAGTCTGCGGGTTGCGGCGTTGGCGCGCGCGCTGGCCGAGCAGTGCACGGTATTGCGCTGCGATCAGGCGATGTTGGCGGGGCTGGTTTATCAGGTGGGGGCGCTGCCGATTCTGAAGATGGCGGAAAAGCAGTTTGCCGATGTGCAGTCCGCAGAAGCGCTGGATCACACCCTGGAAACACTTGCGCCCCGCATTGGCCGGGTGGTGTTGCAGGCCTGGGATTTTCCACAGGAGCTGGTGGATGTGCCCGCGCAATGGCCGGATGTGGCGCGCACCCACGGCGGCGCGGCCGATTATGCGGATGTGATTGCGGTGGCGGTTTTCAGGCTGCGCGGTCGTGATGACGCATTGCCGGCCTACCAGAAGCTGGATTTGGAACCGGGTTTTGAGCTGGGTGCGCAAGGGCCGTTGCAGGGGGCATTCGAGCGCGCGCTGGAACTGTTGCAGGTGCGCTGAGCGCGCGCGCTGTGCTCGATGGCCTATACGGGCGAATTTTGGGCAAAAAGAAGGCCGCTCGAATTGTTGAGCGGCCAAAGTGCGAGATCCCGTTAGGGATCTGGAGGAGACCCTGTGCAGTACCGGTTTTGAGGCCGTTGTGTGCTGCGATGGGTGTATTGTGCAGTGCGGCATGGCACACGACAACCGAGATTTTCTGCAAATAAGTTAGAATAACTAATGCGAATACCTCCCTTGAATGCTTTGCGCGCGTTTGAAGCCAGTGCCCGCCTGCTCAGTATGCAGGCCGCTGCGCAGGAACTGTTTGTGACGCCTGCGGCGGTCAGTCAGCAGATCAAAATCCTCGAAGATCGTCTGGGGATGGCGCTGTTTGTGCGGCTGCCGCGGCGGCTGGAGCTGACTGAGGCCGGCGCCATGTTGTTGCCGTCGCTGACGCGCGCATTCGCCGCGATCGAGTTGGCCGTCGAAGAACTGGAGACGCGCAAATCGGCCAAGCGCGGGCGGCTGATGATTGGCGCTTCACCCGGATTTGGTTCGCATTGGCTGCTGCCGCGGCTGAATGCGTTTCATGAGCTGTACCCACATATCGAACTGCAATTGGCCACGCGCACGACGATGTCCGACTCGGTGTTGCGGGTATCAGAAAATCCGGATGACTGGTTTCAGGGTTGCGATGTGGCGATCCGATTTGGGGCAGGCGCTTACCGGGGATGCGTGGCGCGCAAGCTGTTTTCGATGGCCTCGACCCCGATCTGCCACCCGGCCTTGCTGGATGGGCGGCATCCGCTGCGCGCACCGGATGACTTACGCCACCACACGCTATTGCATGTACGCAATGACGTGGCGCAGATGGATACCGGCTGGCCGGGTTGGCGGGACTGGCTCAAAGCCGCAGGGGTAGACGATATCGACCCGCGCAAAGGGCCGGTCTTCAACCAGATTTCATTGGCCATCGAAGCGGCGGCCGATCAAATGGGGGTGGTGCTGGCTGCACCGCTGCTGGCGGCGCGCGAGTTGAGCCGAGGGCGGCTGGCGGTGCCGTTTTCACTGAGCCTGACGATGCGCTCGGTCTATTCCATCGTTCATCCGTTGCATCCTTCGCCTGAGGTCGAGGCATTCTGCAACTGGCTGCTGGCCGAGGCCGCTGCCGAGGTGTGGGCCAAACCGATGGGGGGACTGGAGCCTCTGCGCTGGATGCCGTTGTAGACAAAAATCCGGGCGTGTCCAGGTTCCGATTGCGCTTGTGTATCGCAACCGTGAGTGTTTGCTATTGGATTGTTGGTCTGTGCTTGGCGTACCGTTCGCACTTTGCTTTTTAAGCCGTTGATTTTTGAGGAGCGACACCGATGGCGCGTATTCGCAAACTGCTGGTTGCCAACCGATCTGAAATCGCCATTCGCGTGATGCGCGCGGCGGCGGAAATGGGCATCCGCACCGTGGCGATTTATGCCAACGAGGATCGCTATGCGCTGCACCGTTTCAAGGCCGATGAAAGCTATCGTGTCGGTGCCGGCAAAAAGCCGATTGCCGCGTATCTGGATATTGACGGCATCATCGCCGTGGCCAAGCAAGCGGGTGTGGATGCGATTCACCCTGGCTATGGCTTTTTGTCTGAAAACCCCGATTTCGCCGAAGCCTGCGCCAAGGCCGGAATCGCCTTTATTGGCCCGCAGCCGCAGGTGATGCGCACGCTGGGCAACAAGGTGGCCGCGCGCAATGTGGCGCAGGCCGCCGGCGTGCCGGTAATGCCCGCCACCGAGCCGCTGCCGCGCGATCTGGCTGCGATTGAAAAAATGGCCGCTGACGTCGGCTATCCGCTGATGCTCAAAGCCAGTTGGGGCGGCGGCGGGCGCGGCATGCGGGTGATCGAATCCGCCGATGATTTGGCCGCGCAAGTGGATGTGGCGCGGCGTGAGGCGCTGTCAGCTTTTGGCAATGACGAGGTGTATTTGGAAAAACTGGTGCGGCGCGCGCGCCATGTTGAAGTGCAGGTTTTGGGCGATACCCACGGCAATCTGGTGCATTTGTTTGAACGCGACTGCTCGGTGCAGCGGCGCAATCAAAAAGTGGTGGAGCGGGCGCCCGCGCCGTATTTGACCGACGCCACGCGCGCGGCGATTTGCGAATCGGCGCTCAAGCTGGCGCGCGCAGTCAACTACA
This region includes:
- a CDS encoding sulfotransferase; translated protein: MTLPPSLHDTSAHAIALLRGGRFAQAEPLLQQIIALQPDHPDALHGLAIVAHQQGRIREAEHRFTTLIKAHPQRINARYDLACILIEQQRDADAIAQLTQVVTQAPDHAHAWFQLGFAYKQQHAIDDAQAALHRCLTLMPHHAGATNELARLHRENGDYPAALHTFEQATRSPQAGIELYHAQWQFLSTSRLPRQALAALQPARARFAQSPDLWIDLGQAEEELGHRESAQQAYQQALALDPNRGAAIGHLLGLLGQNAAPELIQRAQAIMDDPRARAAAKALIGYGLGKVYHAQQQPARAFAAWSAANQARRSEAAALDVQELNLHTRALQSQWTAEAIARLSAAGSTDARPLLIVGMPRSGTTLTEQILAAHPDAEGLGELPDLAIIAERFRLAHGDAQHWPVLSARSAACIAELAAHYQRVLDFRSPGKAQRLIDKTPLNSFNIGLFAAMFPQARFVWCRRDPRDVGLSIYGENFAPSQRYATDLTDLARYMRAHDQVMHHWQNVLPERVLALDYAALVSDPEPQTRRLLAFVGLSWDARCLNFHQSARAVQTPSRWQVRQPIYTRAIGRWRAYQPWLKPLLDAFGEEDVAV
- a CDS encoding TonB-dependent siderophore receptor — protein: MKVTSMRPTTRALFTRTAIAAVIASGFSAGHVMAQADSAENAAKLDAIEVTGSRIKRADVEGALPVATITRQQIEATGYTTAADVLRAQTFNSFGSYQSTSGNSFSSNTQVDLRGLGAERTLVLIDGRRLPPSPVTGAAGSDLNTIPSAAIERIEILQDGASAIYGSDAIGGVINIILRKDINETIVSGSVGRPTRAGGDENTASLISGKSTDKGRLLFGISWSDREHIALKDRAYHSFFPGDGVNYSTIRGANQVGNSLYGYDSETYFAAPGCAADRIYNNDVDPSGGQYCVFPFADVAWDITDLRQTSLFVNGDQKINDWAAAFFTASYSRVDSFGRFAPVADLVGLSADAAANPLGEDAILFHRFEQLGTRDNSTSNTVLDVHVGLNLDVQGIPVQVGVRQSRYNSNDIGRNYTNRSIASQYLADGTYNPYDLSQNSEAVLNKMKLTIGREGFYKYQEAYANANFSFGQLPGGAMQLAVGAETRDDTFSDIYDAASVAGIVGGSAGSSAAGHRSANAGFAEVLLPVLNNLEISAAGRYDDYSDFGSATTGKVSLRYQPIDSLTLRGSYGKGFRAPTLSDMYGALSSDAPSVRDFTTCRAAGVADTDCASRQVSTGVAADGTVLGGFQGSNPDLDAEKSKQYSVGFVFAPTSAFDLSLDYYNIRLSNAVQFVSYQELVRREADGQGLPAGTSIVRRTNADGSPGSILSITTGPANVGTVKTSGLDLNIGTHFELGFGQLRSGLQASYVIEYVDSENKPGQDQVGDPGVPEYRVMMMNSLRMGAFAFNYNINHIADTSAITQPDGTGKEQQVGHVASFTSHDFQVVWYAPTRTELTLGVRNAFDRGPSLNFIGEDNPYYDSTVYDPFGRVPYLSIKQTF
- a CDS encoding HDOD domain-containing protein; translation: MQSQDRLYRAVVDALARDRLTLPTLPEVALGIRRLLRQEDRVTAARLADEIMRDPAIAVRLLRVANSAALRGGNRADTVQQAVARLGFEYTRMLVDGLALEQMFEARIPLIHSRMQAVWQESLRVAALARALAEQCTVLRCDQAMLAGLVYQVGALPILKMAEKQFADVQSAEALDHTLETLAPRIGRVVLQAWDFPQELVDVPAQWPDVARTHGGAADYADVIAVAVFRLRGRDDALPAYQKLDLEPGFELGAQGPLQGAFERALELLQVR
- a CDS encoding LysR substrate-binding domain-containing protein, whose amino-acid sequence is MRIPPLNALRAFEASARLLSMQAAAQELFVTPAAVSQQIKILEDRLGMALFVRLPRRLELTEAGAMLLPSLTRAFAAIELAVEELETRKSAKRGRLMIGASPGFGSHWLLPRLNAFHELYPHIELQLATRTTMSDSVLRVSENPDDWFQGCDVAIRFGAGAYRGCVARKLFSMASTPICHPALLDGRHPLRAPDDLRHHTLLHVRNDVAQMDTGWPGWRDWLKAAGVDDIDPRKGPVFNQISLAIEAAADQMGVVLAAPLLAARELSRGRLAVPFSLSLTMRSVYSIVHPLHPSPEVEAFCNWLLAEAAAEVWAKPMGGLEPLRWMPL